The Leptospira tipperaryensis genomic sequence TTACGAACAAGTAAGAGCCCTCGTGGAAGCAGGGGTCGACCTTCTTCTTCCCGAAACAAATATCGACACCCTCAATTTAAAGGCCGCCATCTACGCGATCGAACAAGTCTTTGAAGACCTTCAAGTTCGAATCCCGGTTTGTCTCTCAGTGACGATCACGGATGCTTCGGGAAGAACTCTTTCCGGACAAACGGTGGAAGCGTTTTACAATTCCATCGCTCATTGCAAACCTCTTTCCGTCGGAATCAACTGCGCGCTTGGCGCTGACGAGATGAGACCTTATATCGAAGAACTCTCCAGAGTTTCTTCCTGTATGATTAGTTGTTATCCAAACGCAGGCCTTCCCAACGCGTTCGGAGGATACGATCAAACTCCGGAAGAATTCGGAAAATACATTCAAGAATTTGCAAGTTCAGGTTGGTTGAATATAGCAGGCGGCTGTTGTGGAACAACACCCGAACACATCGCTGCGGCCGCAAAAGCGGTTCAAGGAAAAAAACCGAGAACTCTTCCTCAAATTCCGGAAGTGACAAGACTTTCCGGACTCGAACCTTTGAACATCACTCCGGACAAGGGATTCTTACTCATAGGAGAAAGAACGAACGTAACCGGATCTCCTCGTTTTAAAAAACTCATCATCGAAGGCAATTTTGAAGAAGCGGTTTCAGTCGCTTTACAACAAGTGGAAGCCGGAGCCAATATTATCGATATTAACTTCGACGAAGCCTTGTTAGACGGGGAAGCTTCGATGAGGCATTTCTTAAATCTCATCGCGGGAGAACCGGATATCGCAAAAGTTCCGTTTATGGTGGATTCCTCCAAATGGACCGTTTTAGAAGAAGGCCTAAAATGTATCCAAGGAAAGCCGATTGTGAACTCGATCTCTCTGAAAGAAGGAGAGGACAAATTCTTAGAACACGCGCGGAAAATCCAGAGATACGGCGCGGCCGCGATCGTTATGGCCTTTGACGAACAAGGTCAAGCCGCGACCAAAGACGAAAAAGTTCGTATTTGCAAACGAGCATACGATCTTCTCGTAACCAAGGCGGATTTTAATCCCGTAGATATCATCTTTGATCCGAATATTCTCACGGTAGCAACCGGGATCGAAGAACATAACAACTATGCGATGGACTTTATCGAAGCCATCCGAGAAATCAAAAAACTCTGTCCGGGCGCGAAAGTCTCCGGCGGTTTATCTAACGTGTCTTTTTCTTTCCGAGGAAACAATCCGGTAAGAGAAGCGATGCACTCCGTATTCTTATATTACGCGATCCAAGCGGGTATGGACATGGCGATCGTAAACGCAGGGATGCTCGCCGTTTACGAAGAAATTCCAAAGGATCTTTTAGAATACGTGGAAGACGTAATCTTAAATAGAAGACCGGATGCGACTGAACGTCTTGTGGAATTTGCGGAAAACGTAAAATCCGGAGATAAGGCCGAGAAAAAAGAAGAGACTTGGAGAGAAGGGACTTCAGTTGAAGAAAGGCTTTCTCACGCTCTTGTAAAAGGAATCGTAGAATACATCGATCAAGATACGGAAGAAGCGCGTCTCAAATACGGACGTCCGTTAACCGTCATCGAAGGCCCTCTCATGGATGGAATGAAGATCGTGGGAGAACTTTTCGGCGCGGGAAAAATGTTTCTTCCTCAAGTTGTTAAGAGCGCACGTGTAATGAAAAAATCTGTGGCCTATCTTTTACCGTTTATGGAAGAGGAGAAGAAAAACAATCAAGACACTTCTTCTCGTCCGAAATTCTTAATCGCAACGGTCAAAGGAGACGTTCATGATATCGGAAAGAATATCGTGGGTGTGGTCCTTGCTTGTAACAACTACGAAGTGATAGACTTAGGGGTGATGGTTCCCGCTGATAAAATTTTAGAGGAAGCAAGAAAGATCAACGCGAGTATCATCGGCCTTTCCGGGCTTATCACGCCTTCTTTGGATGAGATGGTTCACGTAGCCTCCGAAATGAAACGAACCGGATTCAACGTTCCTCTTTTGATCGGAGGAGCTACTACAAGCTCCGCGCATACCGCGGTAAAAATCGCACCCGCATACGATCAACCCGTGGTTCACGTTGTAGACGCGTCGAGGGTCGTAAACGTAGTCAATCAACTTCTTCATCCTGATCTTAACGAAGCGTATTCTAAAAAGATCAAGGAAGATCAACTCGCAGCGAGAGAGAATTATTTTAGTACAAGAGCGGAGAGAAAACTTATCTCCCTCGATCAAGCGAGAGAAAACAAAGAAATAATCGATTGGTCTACGACTCCGATCGACAAACCCGCGTTAACCGGCGTAAAAGTTTTTGATCAGGAAATTTCTTTGGAAACTCTGATTCCTTTTATCGACTGGACCCCATTCTTCACCGCTTGGGAATTG encodes the following:
- the metH gene encoding methionine synthase; its protein translation is MTQKAQNYTNPKAKELLSLLEKQILVIDGAMGTMIQRFPLTEDDFRGEVLKNHSSPLKGNNELLCLTRPDVIEAIHVKFLEAGANILETNTFSSNQVSQGDYKTEFLVADLNKAAVKCARNAIEKFQKTNPSHPCFLAGAIGPTTRTATLSPDVNNPAFRAVTFDDLVATFYEQVRALVEAGVDLLLPETNIDTLNLKAAIYAIEQVFEDLQVRIPVCLSVTITDASGRTLSGQTVEAFYNSIAHCKPLSVGINCALGADEMRPYIEELSRVSSCMISCYPNAGLPNAFGGYDQTPEEFGKYIQEFASSGWLNIAGGCCGTTPEHIAAAAKAVQGKKPRTLPQIPEVTRLSGLEPLNITPDKGFLLIGERTNVTGSPRFKKLIIEGNFEEAVSVALQQVEAGANIIDINFDEALLDGEASMRHFLNLIAGEPDIAKVPFMVDSSKWTVLEEGLKCIQGKPIVNSISLKEGEDKFLEHARKIQRYGAAAIVMAFDEQGQAATKDEKVRICKRAYDLLVTKADFNPVDIIFDPNILTVATGIEEHNNYAMDFIEAIREIKKLCPGAKVSGGLSNVSFSFRGNNPVREAMHSVFLYYAIQAGMDMAIVNAGMLAVYEEIPKDLLEYVEDVILNRRPDATERLVEFAENVKSGDKAEKKEETWREGTSVEERLSHALVKGIVEYIDQDTEEARLKYGRPLTVIEGPLMDGMKIVGELFGAGKMFLPQVVKSARVMKKSVAYLLPFMEEEKKNNQDTSSRPKFLIATVKGDVHDIGKNIVGVVLACNNYEVIDLGVMVPADKILEEARKINASIIGLSGLITPSLDEMVHVASEMKRTGFNVPLLIGGATTSSAHTAVKIAPAYDQPVVHVVDASRVVNVVNQLLHPDLNEAYSKKIKEDQLAARENYFSTRAERKLISLDQARENKEIIDWSTTPIDKPALTGVKVFDQEISLETLIPFIDWTPFFTAWELKGRYPAILESETTGKQARELFADAQKLMKTITDGKLFKTKGVIGIFPANSVGDDIEVYEDESRSKLLTVFHTLRQQIQKEDATEPNYCLADYVAPKESGRIDYIGGFAVTAGHGVEEFAKEFEKNLDDYNSIMSKALGDRFAEAFAEYMHYKVRKEYWGYDKDENLAPEDLIRERYRGIRPAAGYPASPDHTEKRVLFDLLQAEKNTGITLTEHFAMWPASSVSGLYFAHPQSKYFAVAKISRDQIEEYAKRKGMTIEETERWLAPNLAYDPLAVSIAR